The following are from one region of the Simiduia agarivorans SA1 = DSM 21679 genome:
- a CDS encoding aromatic amino acid hydroxylase encodes MSQQELIASLPAHLRQFVKLQDYNQYTPRDHAVWRFLLLSLASHMAQHAHPVYLEGLRKTGISLDQIPSIDDMNQCLQRIGWQAVVVDGFIPPAIFMEFQARKILVIALDMRSVHHMLYTPAPDIVHESAGHAPFIVDVDYAEFLQRFGEIGMKALSTASDYAVYEAIRHLSIVKESPRSTEQDIAQAESHLQQALATNSQEKPSEASLLSRLHWWTVEYGLVGEVDNYKIFGAGLLSSLGEGVNCTDDTRVRKLPLTVDAINTPYDITREQPQLFVTKSCKHLTQVLETFAHGMAYRKGGAGSLRKAIECQTVNTAVYNSGLQISGKFVRVLTDAMDNVIYLGTEGPTQLAWGNRELHGHSTDYHAEGFGSPVGKIKDMPRCLSEYTIDEMKAVGIAVGQPVVLDFVSGVRVTGQLDHIERRDHKNILFSFSQCRVTGPVKPDGAEGDVLFDPAWGNYDMAVGDRIVSVFGGTADKDRYRLYQHAPAEQTQRVHHSTEEALLFALYQELRDLRNAGQANEAALAAVLDKLSDYPEEWLLRFEILELLPPDSAMAGELRNGLVSLQTLSPEHERLIQTGIERLGR; translated from the coding sequence ATGAGCCAGCAGGAGTTGATAGCCAGCTTGCCCGCGCACCTGCGCCAGTTCGTCAAACTGCAGGATTACAACCAATACACGCCCCGCGATCACGCGGTCTGGCGGTTTTTGCTGTTATCGCTGGCGAGCCACATGGCGCAACACGCCCATCCGGTATACCTGGAGGGGCTGCGTAAAACCGGTATCAGCCTCGACCAGATTCCCTCCATCGACGATATGAATCAGTGCCTGCAACGCATCGGCTGGCAGGCGGTGGTGGTAGACGGTTTTATTCCGCCGGCTATTTTCATGGAATTCCAGGCGCGAAAAATTCTTGTGATCGCGCTGGATATGCGTTCGGTTCACCACATGCTTTACACCCCGGCGCCGGATATCGTGCACGAATCGGCCGGGCACGCGCCGTTTATCGTGGACGTGGACTACGCAGAGTTTTTGCAGCGCTTTGGCGAAATCGGCATGAAAGCCCTGTCTACCGCCAGCGACTACGCGGTGTACGAAGCTATCCGTCACCTATCTATCGTGAAAGAGTCGCCCCGCTCAACCGAACAGGATATCGCACAGGCGGAATCCCATTTGCAACAGGCGCTGGCGACCAACAGTCAGGAAAAACCGAGCGAAGCCAGTTTGTTGTCGCGCCTGCATTGGTGGACAGTGGAGTATGGCCTGGTGGGCGAAGTGGATAATTACAAGATATTCGGTGCCGGCCTGCTCTCATCGTTGGGCGAGGGCGTCAACTGCACCGATGACACCAGGGTGCGCAAACTGCCCCTGACGGTAGATGCGATTAACACGCCCTACGACATCACTCGCGAACAACCCCAGTTATTCGTCACCAAAAGCTGCAAACACCTGACCCAGGTACTGGAGACCTTTGCCCACGGCATGGCCTATCGCAAGGGCGGTGCCGGTTCGTTGCGCAAAGCCATCGAATGCCAGACAGTGAATACCGCGGTCTACAACAGTGGCCTGCAGATCAGCGGCAAATTTGTCCGCGTGCTCACCGATGCCATGGACAATGTGATTTATCTCGGCACCGAAGGTCCCACGCAATTGGCCTGGGGCAATCGCGAGCTGCATGGCCACAGTACCGACTATCACGCCGAGGGTTTTGGCTCGCCGGTGGGCAAGATCAAAGACATGCCCCGCTGCCTGTCCGAGTACACCATCGACGAGATGAAAGCGGTGGGCATAGCCGTGGGCCAACCGGTGGTGTTGGATTTTGTGTCGGGCGTGCGAGTCACCGGGCAGCTGGATCACATCGAACGGCGCGATCATAAAAACATTCTGTTTTCTTTCAGCCAGTGCCGGGTCACCGGTCCGGTCAAACCCGATGGTGCCGAGGGCGATGTATTGTTTGATCCCGCCTGGGGCAATTACGACATGGCTGTGGGCGACCGCATTGTCAGCGTGTTCGGCGGCACTGCCGATAAGGATCGCTATCGCCTTTATCAGCACGCGCCTGCGGAGCAGACCCAACGGGTGCACCACAGCACCGAAGAAGCGCTGTTATTTGCGCTCTATCAGGAGTTACGTGACTTGCGAAACGCAGGCCAAGCAAACGAGGCCGCGCTGGCGGCGGTGCTCGACAAGCTCTCTGACTACCCGGAAGAGTGGTTGCTACGCTTTGAAATACTCGAGTTATTGCCACCCGACAGTGCAATGGCTGGCGAATTGCGCAATGGGCTTGTATCTTTACAGACACTGTCGCCCGAACATGAACGTCTGATCCAGACCGGGATCGAGCGTCTGGGCCGTTAG
- a CDS encoding SCO family protein — protein sequence MTEQSTAQKRGIKITVTLLVLFILLVLAGFLNKMLTPRQMSNIEMQLNGLIVFDQPRRFADIALIDQSNQVFDRARLQGKWSLVFFGFTHCPDICPTTLAELNGWYGSLDPEWQARTQVILVTVDPARDTPEILNQYVPYFNPDFIGVTGEFLQIKRFANQLNVAFNKVMQGDSYTMDHSAHIALINPMGDYHGFFKPPFDPQKMTATYKSVVTHF from the coding sequence ATGACTGAGCAAAGTACCGCGCAGAAGCGCGGTATAAAAATCACTGTCACCTTACTGGTACTGTTTATCCTGCTGGTGTTGGCCGGCTTTCTGAATAAAATGCTGACGCCGCGGCAGATGAGCAACATAGAAATGCAGCTCAATGGCCTGATTGTGTTTGACCAGCCCCGTCGTTTTGCCGACATTGCGCTGATCGATCAGAGCAACCAGGTGTTTGATCGCGCCCGTTTGCAAGGGAAGTGGAGTCTGGTGTTTTTCGGGTTTACCCATTGCCCTGACATCTGTCCCACTACCCTGGCCGAGCTCAACGGCTGGTACGGGAGCCTGGATCCAGAGTGGCAGGCCAGAACTCAGGTGATTCTGGTGACCGTTGATCCCGCGCGGGATACGCCAGAGATCCTTAATCAATATGTGCCCTATTTCAATCCGGACTTCATCGGTGTCACCGGTGAATTCCTGCAGATCAAGCGCTTTGCCAATCAGTTGAATGTGGCATTCAACAAAGTGATGCAGGGCGATAGTTATACGATGGATCACTCGGCCCACATAGCACTGATCAACCCAATGGGTGATTACCACGGCTTTTTCAAGCCACCATTCGACCCGCAAAAAATGACCGCAACCTATAAATCGGTGGTTACGCACTTCTAA
- the cyoE gene encoding heme o synthase → MSNATSLEQSLGWRDYYELTKPRVVMLMILTSVIGMMLAVPGMVPLDILVLGNLGIALCAGSAATVNHLVDRHIDQRMARTFNRPVAKGRLAPLQALTFALLLGLAGMIILLVFVNALTAWLTLASLLGYAVIYTLFLKRATPQNIVIGGLAGAAPPLLGWTAVTGSMDANGILLALIIFAWTPPHFWALAVHRKEEYANADIPMLPVTHGERYTKIHILLYTIILCLVTLLPYLTGMMGWLYLLGAICLGAGFIYWAVRMLTSEDPKFGMDTFKYSIVYLMALFVIMLLDHYWVTPTHTLL, encoded by the coding sequence ATGAGTAACGCAACTTCACTGGAGCAATCGCTGGGCTGGCGGGATTACTACGAACTGACCAAGCCACGCGTGGTCATGCTCATGATCCTGACCTCGGTCATCGGCATGATGCTGGCGGTGCCGGGCATGGTGCCCCTGGATATTCTCGTGCTCGGTAATCTGGGCATTGCCCTGTGTGCCGGCTCTGCGGCGACGGTCAATCATTTGGTGGACCGGCATATCGACCAGCGCATGGCGCGCACGTTTAATCGGCCGGTAGCAAAGGGGCGTTTGGCGCCGTTGCAGGCGTTGACCTTTGCCTTGTTGTTAGGTCTTGCTGGCATGATCATCCTGCTGGTTTTTGTCAATGCATTGACCGCCTGGCTGACCCTCGCGTCGCTGCTCGGCTATGCGGTGATTTACACCCTGTTTCTCAAGCGCGCCACACCACAGAACATTGTGATTGGCGGTCTGGCGGGAGCTGCGCCGCCCTTGTTGGGCTGGACGGCTGTCACTGGCAGCATGGATGCCAATGGCATTTTGCTGGCGTTGATTATCTTCGCCTGGACGCCGCCGCATTTCTGGGCGCTTGCGGTGCATCGCAAAGAAGAATATGCCAACGCGGATATTCCCATGCTGCCGGTAACGCACGGTGAGCGCTATACCAAAATCCACATTCTGCTTTACACCATCATCCTCTGTTTGGTGACGTTGTTACCCTACCTAACAGGCATGATGGGCTGGCTGTATTTGCTGGGCGCCATTTGTCTGGGCGCTGGTTTTATCTACTGGGCGGTACGCATGCTGACCAGTGAAGACCCTAAATTCGGTATGGATACCTTCAAGTATTCCATCGTCTATTTGATGGCGTTGTTTGTCATCATGTTGTTGGATCACTACTGGGTCACGCCGACCCATACATTGCTGTAG
- a CDS encoding YcjF family protein, which translates to MNRPTKTQTSPWLEPISAAEQKQLAVASTEVEDIEDTPDPGWAGNRLLAYSGIAKAAAWFVGGFVGLQAAMLVVGAGQLHWSLGLGAGLLVGIPGVWLIHKLWRARRNMRRVEALEGLRIEAGQLRVGAVDGVFGPWSEQVKRLLPSSSAWFNRLAQRTGAYANDNERFDYFDQLLAAQCDQQAQAAVVRATRRTALGVAASPFLALDLVLAVAGNLSLIGQVARAYGLPPSPFLETRLLLQVYRQIATMGAIELGSEVAGQALSHEVLARLSGRVAQGFSAGLYTYRIGITAMSLCRPLAFSEQTKPRPGRLFADLFKKLEVEG; encoded by the coding sequence GTGAACCGACCCACCAAAACCCAGACCAGCCCCTGGCTGGAGCCGATCTCAGCGGCAGAACAAAAGCAACTGGCGGTGGCTAGCACTGAGGTCGAGGACATTGAGGATACGCCCGATCCGGGCTGGGCGGGCAACCGGCTGCTGGCCTATAGCGGCATTGCTAAAGCGGCGGCCTGGTTTGTGGGCGGCTTTGTCGGCCTGCAGGCCGCCATGCTGGTGGTGGGTGCCGGCCAGTTACACTGGAGCCTCGGACTGGGGGCGGGCTTGTTGGTTGGCATTCCCGGTGTTTGGTTGATCCACAAGCTCTGGCGCGCCCGGCGCAATATGCGGCGGGTAGAAGCGTTGGAAGGTTTGCGTATAGAGGCAGGCCAACTGCGGGTCGGTGCCGTGGATGGCGTGTTCGGGCCCTGGTCGGAACAGGTGAAAAGGCTGCTGCCCTCGTCGTCGGCCTGGTTCAACCGGCTGGCCCAACGCACCGGTGCATACGCCAACGACAACGAGCGCTTTGATTATTTCGATCAACTGTTGGCCGCGCAATGTGACCAGCAGGCACAGGCCGCGGTTGTGCGCGCGACCCGGCGCACGGCGCTGGGCGTTGCGGCCAGCCCGTTTCTGGCGCTGGACCTCGTTCTGGCGGTGGCCGGCAATTTGTCGTTGATCGGGCAGGTGGCTCGCGCCTACGGCTTGCCGCCCAGTCCGTTTCTGGAAACCCGGTTACTGCTTCAGGTCTATCGCCAGATTGCCACCATGGGCGCTATCGAGCTGGGGTCGGAAGTGGCGGGACAGGCCTTGTCTCACGAAGTGCTCGCGCGCTTGTCGGGCCGGGTCGCACAGGGCTTCTCTGCCGGCCTCTACACCTACCGCATCGGCATCACCGCCATGAGCCTGTGCCGTCCGTTGGCCTTCAGTGAACAGACCAAGCCTCGTCCCGGGCGTTTGTTTGCGGATCTGTTTAAAAAGCTCGAGGTGGAAGGTTAG
- a CDS encoding putative bifunctional diguanylate cyclase/phosphodiesterase — protein sequence MKGFRFRKIRTRLLTIVMAGALLGMGSLTLIYLSTSIALLETKRNHQVETQLAILATNISAAVIFEDEQSAHELLSSLQVDGDFLAISVTKTDADFQAVELFQAARKYTWENIPEAFSGESFSIPVILDGEAIGELTAYVSDASLVAQVTSTVEQAVLVFMVISAVIYLLSLRLQKAITGPVQALNQVSRKVTEEGDYSLRAPVMSHDEVGELAADFNRMLDQIEQRDLMLEKTVQQRTAELEKLADEFRHRAFHDALTGLPNRALLAERIGSVVAHAKRVNLPFGLFLIDLDNFKNINDTLGHDVGDELLKTIAERLLATMRDEDIICRLGGDEFLIVAEELKHTTSADRIAYKLLRALSEPIVVNNKRLDVTMSIGGALYPEHGTDLTSLKRAADIAMYAAKEAGKNQYKLFHGEMEKTTQHRLMVQNDLRDAVKAGDIRLYYQPQIDAVSGTVYGCEVLVRWRHKKHGLLAPDVFIPYAEESGLIQLVDYYVLDQACQQARMWIDQGKPLVVSINLSGLHFRDKNILEKLRTALETHQLPPEYLGIELTEAVLIADAEVAMAVVSDIKAMGLKISLDDFGVGYSSLNYLRTLPFDVVKLDKSFIHGILTNPQDQRLTEGIMKLAQGLNLRVVAEGVESQEQMDYLVGIHCRLMQGYFFLPPRTCEDFEYWRAHWQPAAVTRDKIMPFPGRR from the coding sequence ATGAAGGGCTTCAGATTCAGGAAAATCAGAACGCGTCTGCTGACGATTGTTATGGCTGGCGCTTTGTTGGGTATGGGTTCATTAACGCTGATTTATTTATCTACCTCTATCGCCTTGCTGGAAACCAAGCGCAATCATCAGGTGGAAACCCAATTAGCCATTCTGGCCACCAACATAAGCGCTGCGGTGATCTTTGAGGATGAGCAAAGTGCGCATGAATTATTGAGCAGTTTGCAGGTTGATGGCGATTTTCTCGCCATCTCCGTCACCAAAACTGACGCAGACTTTCAGGCAGTGGAGTTGTTCCAGGCGGCACGGAAATATACCTGGGAAAACATCCCGGAAGCCTTCAGTGGTGAATCTTTTTCAATTCCGGTGATTCTGGACGGCGAAGCCATTGGTGAACTGACGGCCTACGTGAGTGACGCAAGCCTGGTGGCGCAGGTGACCAGCACCGTCGAGCAGGCGGTGCTGGTGTTCATGGTGATCAGTGCAGTGATTTATCTGTTGAGCCTGCGTTTACAGAAAGCCATTACCGGTCCGGTACAGGCCCTGAACCAGGTGTCGCGGAAAGTCACGGAGGAAGGCGACTACTCCTTGCGCGCGCCGGTGATGAGCCACGATGAAGTGGGTGAGCTGGCCGCTGACTTTAACCGGATGCTGGATCAGATTGAACAACGCGATCTGATGCTGGAAAAAACCGTCCAGCAACGCACGGCAGAGCTTGAGAAGCTGGCCGACGAGTTCCGTCATCGGGCCTTTCACGATGCGCTGACCGGCCTGCCGAATCGCGCGCTGCTAGCAGAAAGAATCGGCTCGGTGGTGGCTCACGCAAAGCGCGTTAACCTGCCTTTTGGTTTGTTTCTCATCGATCTGGATAACTTCAAGAATATTAACGATACCCTGGGTCACGACGTGGGTGACGAGCTATTGAAAACCATTGCTGAACGGCTGTTGGCCACCATGCGAGATGAAGACATTATTTGCCGGCTTGGCGGTGATGAATTCCTGATTGTGGCGGAGGAGCTGAAACACACCACCTCGGCCGACCGGATAGCCTACAAGCTATTGCGTGCATTGAGCGAACCCATCGTGGTGAACAACAAGCGACTGGACGTGACGATGAGTATTGGTGGCGCGCTCTATCCGGAACATGGTACGGATCTGACAAGCCTCAAGCGGGCCGCGGACATTGCCATGTATGCCGCCAAAGAAGCCGGCAAAAACCAGTACAAGTTATTCCATGGCGAGATGGAAAAAACCACGCAGCATCGCCTGATGGTTCAAAATGATTTGCGCGATGCGGTTAAGGCCGGCGATATCCGGCTTTATTATCAACCGCAGATTGATGCAGTCTCCGGCACGGTATACGGCTGTGAAGTGCTGGTGCGGTGGCGCCATAAAAAACACGGCTTGTTGGCGCCGGATGTGTTTATTCCCTATGCGGAAGAATCCGGTCTGATCCAGCTGGTGGATTACTACGTGCTGGATCAGGCCTGCCAGCAGGCCAGAATGTGGATCGACCAGGGCAAGCCCCTGGTGGTTTCCATTAACTTATCCGGGTTGCACTTCCGGGACAAAAACATCCTCGAAAAATTGCGCACTGCGCTGGAGACACACCAGTTGCCACCGGAGTACCTGGGCATTGAGCTGACCGAGGCGGTGCTCATTGCCGATGCCGAAGTGGCGATGGCGGTGGTGAGCGACATCAAGGCCATGGGGCTGAAAATCTCGCTCGACGACTTTGGTGTGGGCTATTCCTCTCTTAACTATCTGCGCACTTTGCCCTTTGATGTGGTGAAACTGGATAAGAGTTTTATTCACGGCATACTGACCAATCCGCAGGACCAGCGCCTGACTGAAGGCATTATGAAGCTGGCGCAGGGGCTTAATCTCAGGGTGGTGGCTGAAGGCGTTGAGAGCCAGGAACAGATGGACTACCTGGTTGGTATTCATTGCCGGTTGATGCAGGGCTATTTTTTCTTGCCGCCGCGTACCTGTGAGGACTTTGAGTATTGGCGTGCGCACTGGCAGCCGGCCGCGGTGACACGCGACAAAATCATGCCCTTTCCGGGTCGGCGTTAA
- a CDS encoding YcjX family protein: MPSIDSLKRRLQSGARRSRDSASQLAHNAERGLRRALGNRRCIAITGFSGAGKSTLLTSLITQLQHLPLQQAQGWYPDIGHCWLSAKLLNTDGSLPDYPYAQQQQRLQTGEWPEPTRALSRALLEVRVKPGSRWRDLRNKGFVSTQVELWDYPGEWLMDLPLAVMTHQQWLQDCFTQFNNEPRNAMAPALYSALLDLDPGAPFEPSVFESLFADYRAFLLACKARGLHIINPGRYALDEGDLPASLPRFIPLLSMVNADGSEWPAGSWGAQMAMRYRAYVQDWVKPFLTDVFEQVDHQLVLVDLLGALGDGKLAMEELRRSLARVLQLFHYGHNSWIDRLLAPKIEQLTFVATKLDCVLPSQRKALSELMRALVAESVQAARFESVQVDHLELSAIAGTHLGERDGERALWVETPAGPAWLKHPHLPRGWPTDNDWTRLADWAPPRLDPPPLADPSHSTWPSIHMDHLCQLLLKELMP; encoded by the coding sequence TTGCCATCGATTGATTCTCTCAAGCGGCGCCTGCAATCGGGGGCCCGTCGGTCGCGTGACAGCGCCAGCCAGCTTGCCCACAACGCCGAGCGCGGTCTGCGCCGTGCGTTGGGCAATCGCCGCTGTATTGCCATAACCGGTTTCAGTGGCGCCGGTAAATCCACCTTGCTGACATCCCTCATTACCCAGCTTCAGCACCTGCCCCTTCAGCAGGCGCAGGGTTGGTATCCCGACATCGGCCACTGCTGGCTATCTGCAAAGTTGCTCAATACCGATGGCAGCCTGCCCGACTACCCCTATGCGCAGCAACAGCAACGGCTGCAAACCGGCGAATGGCCGGAGCCCACCCGCGCGCTCAGCCGTGCCCTGTTGGAAGTCAGGGTAAAGCCCGGTTCCCGGTGGCGCGATCTGCGCAATAAGGGTTTTGTGAGCACGCAGGTGGAGCTGTGGGACTATCCCGGTGAATGGTTGATGGACTTGCCTCTGGCGGTCATGACCCACCAGCAATGGCTGCAGGATTGCTTCACCCAGTTCAACAACGAACCCCGCAATGCCATGGCGCCTGCGCTGTACAGCGCTTTGCTTGACCTCGACCCCGGCGCTCCGTTTGAGCCATCGGTATTTGAATCTCTGTTTGCCGATTACCGCGCCTTCTTGCTGGCGTGCAAAGCACGCGGATTACATATCATCAATCCCGGGCGCTACGCCCTGGACGAAGGCGACCTGCCAGCGTCGTTACCCCGGTTCATTCCGTTGTTGTCCATGGTCAATGCGGATGGCAGCGAATGGCCGGCGGGTTCCTGGGGTGCGCAAATGGCGATGCGCTATCGCGCCTATGTGCAGGACTGGGTTAAACCCTTCCTGACCGATGTGTTTGAGCAGGTGGATCATCAACTGGTACTGGTTGATCTGCTCGGTGCCCTGGGTGACGGCAAGTTGGCGATGGAGGAATTACGCCGATCGCTCGCCCGGGTACTGCAGTTATTCCATTACGGCCACAACAGTTGGATTGATCGCCTGTTGGCCCCCAAAATCGAACAGCTCACGTTTGTGGCCACCAAACTGGATTGCGTGCTGCCCAGTCAGCGCAAAGCGCTGTCCGAGCTGATGCGGGCATTGGTAGCCGAATCCGTGCAGGCGGCCCGGTTTGAATCGGTCCAGGTGGATCACCTCGAGTTGTCAGCGATTGCCGGCACCCATCTGGGTGAACGCGATGGCGAACGTGCGCTGTGGGTAGAGACCCCTGCCGGGCCGGCCTGGCTTAAGCACCCACATTTACCGAGGGGGTGGCCAACCGACAATGATTGGACCCGGCTGGCCGATTGGGCTCCGCCCCGGCTTGATCCGCCCCCCCTGGCCGATCCCAGCCACAGCACCTGGCCCAGCATCCATATGGATCACCTGTGCCAACTGTTACTGAAGGAATTGATGCCGTGA
- a CDS encoding YfiR family protein encodes MLLLSAMLALMPNADAIAQNRTASLKAAYIYYFTKFVYWPEESEARTVCISGEDPELSVELNKVKLKAGDALSVRWLPTGETANHCDLLFWVQGNWNHPPAMSGTLLVVDEGLDSSDAAVSLVMSGTKLSFDINRGNAKTNNIEISAKLLGLAREVNP; translated from the coding sequence TTGCTGCTCCTGTCCGCGATGTTGGCGTTGATGCCGAACGCCGACGCAATTGCGCAAAATCGCACGGCATCACTCAAGGCGGCCTACATCTACTACTTCACCAAGTTCGTGTATTGGCCGGAAGAATCCGAAGCCCGCACGGTGTGTATCAGTGGTGAAGACCCGGAGCTTTCCGTTGAATTGAACAAGGTCAAGCTCAAAGCCGGCGATGCCTTGTCGGTGCGTTGGCTACCCACCGGCGAGACGGCCAACCACTGCGATCTGCTGTTTTGGGTGCAGGGCAATTGGAATCACCCGCCTGCGATGTCTGGCACCTTATTGGTGGTCGATGAAGGGCTGGATTCATCGGATGCCGCAGTAAGTCTGGTGATGAGTGGTACCAAACTCAGTTTCGATATTAATCGCGGCAACGCCAAGACCAATAATATTGAAATCAGCGCAAAACTCCTTGGATTGGCCCGGGAGGTGAATCCGTGA
- a CDS encoding TonB-dependent receptor plug domain-containing protein — MRRMIAWCLVGAGVVPCADAMPEMGADDLIDIPLEELMQMDAVVTSASKREEVLQDTPSAIFVITREDIRRSGVSNIPDALRMVPGVQVSRITATEWAVSARGLGGRFSRYLLVLIDGRSQYTSLFSGVNWDELNVSLENIERIEVIRGPGGTLWGANAVNGVLNIITRKGSGEPGLQLRAQLGEGEEKGSAFVGGQGRLGDDVDYRLSGHIQTLQGLDSSRAQIDDQDWQNLRLDATVSMPLGRSELDIRAGAVGVESEVPWSVQTLSPPGAIAVVSDDSKRGYYLAVYGKLPTDAGQWDWRLSTDDMVRRSSLYRWDTNNIDAELRWSGGWGNSHQLTAGIYARYTSSYFASTDDGLDVRLNPAEQNGSTTSIFFQDSWQLNPDFLMSLGLRYDSNSLTDSSLQPSLRTLWQVRDNQRLWAAVSRAVSTPNRVLNSESELDILTLPPSPPTNLPSRISLVSDGNQVADVELTAWELGYRWSASDAFDLDITVYRHDYDNILGAGEVGDPELRLKDGTPYLHLPVVTTGTIEQRSDGIEWSLQYRPASSVFFQYSGSYIHMDIPVSDSIIGDDLAYAAGVPTWQHSVRGLWNPADKWQLDAWLRYVDGSNRFDAYTVLDARVEYRLNRRTSLSVIARNLGQPVTIEATREIFNTGDYGVAPAVSVKLEWQLK, encoded by the coding sequence ATGCGTCGGATGATTGCTTGGTGTCTGGTTGGGGCAGGCGTTGTACCCTGTGCCGATGCGATGCCCGAAATGGGCGCAGACGATCTCATCGACATTCCGCTCGAAGAACTCATGCAAATGGATGCGGTGGTGACCAGCGCGTCCAAGCGCGAGGAAGTGCTTCAGGATACGCCTTCAGCCATTTTCGTGATCACCCGCGAAGACATCCGTCGCAGCGGCGTATCAAACATACCGGATGCCCTGCGTATGGTGCCGGGGGTTCAGGTCTCGCGCATTACCGCTACGGAATGGGCGGTATCCGCGCGCGGACTGGGCGGCCGTTTTTCGCGCTACCTTCTGGTCCTGATCGACGGTCGGTCGCAATACACTTCACTGTTCTCTGGCGTCAATTGGGACGAACTGAATGTCAGTCTGGAAAACATTGAACGCATAGAAGTGATCCGCGGCCCGGGAGGCACCCTGTGGGGGGCGAATGCGGTCAATGGCGTACTCAATATTATTACCCGTAAAGGGTCGGGTGAGCCGGGCTTGCAGTTGAGAGCCCAATTGGGCGAGGGCGAGGAAAAGGGTTCTGCCTTCGTGGGTGGTCAGGGCCGTCTGGGAGATGACGTTGACTATCGCCTCAGTGGGCATATCCAGACCCTGCAAGGGCTGGACTCAAGCCGCGCCCAGATCGACGATCAGGATTGGCAAAATCTGCGCCTTGATGCCACGGTGTCTATGCCTCTTGGACGTAGCGAACTGGATATCCGCGCCGGCGCCGTGGGTGTTGAATCAGAGGTGCCCTGGTCTGTTCAGACGCTCTCGCCGCCCGGCGCAATCGCTGTCGTGAGCGACGATTCCAAACGCGGCTACTACCTGGCGGTGTATGGCAAATTGCCTACCGACGCGGGCCAATGGGATTGGCGCCTGAGCACCGATGACATGGTACGCCGTTCTTCTTTGTACCGCTGGGATACCAACAATATCGATGCGGAATTACGCTGGTCCGGAGGATGGGGTAACAGTCACCAGCTTACCGCCGGCATTTATGCACGCTATACCAGCTCCTATTTTGCCAGTACCGATGACGGCCTGGATGTACGCCTGAATCCTGCGGAACAGAATGGTTCTACCACTAGCATTTTTTTCCAGGACAGTTGGCAGCTCAATCCGGATTTTCTGATGAGCCTTGGCCTGCGCTATGACAGTAACTCGCTGACCGACAGTTCATTGCAACCCTCGCTGCGCACACTCTGGCAAGTTCGCGATAACCAGCGTTTGTGGGCTGCGGTGTCCCGCGCTGTAAGCACGCCTAATCGGGTGCTCAACAGCGAGAGCGAACTGGATATCCTGACCCTGCCGCCGTCCCCACCCACGAATCTGCCAAGCAGGATTTCTTTGGTGAGCGATGGCAATCAGGTGGCAGATGTGGAACTGACGGCATGGGAGCTGGGCTATCGATGGTCGGCGTCGGACGCGTTTGATCTGGATATCACCGTTTATCGCCATGATTACGACAATATCCTGGGCGCCGGTGAAGTGGGTGATCCTGAACTCAGGCTCAAAGACGGGACGCCTTATTTGCATCTGCCAGTGGTGACCACGGGAACCATCGAGCAGCGCAGTGACGGCATTGAGTGGAGCCTGCAATACCGGCCCGCATCGAGCGTGTTTTTTCAGTACAGCGGGTCTTACATCCACATGGATATTCCCGTGAGCGACAGCATTATCGGTGACGATCTGGCTTATGCTGCCGGAGTGCCAACGTGGCAGCATTCGGTGCGCGGTCTGTGGAATCCCGCAGACAAATGGCAGCTGGACGCATGGCTACGATACGTTGACGGGTCCAACCGGTTTGATGCCTACACGGTGCTGGACGCCCGGGTTGAATACCGGCTGAACCGCAGAACTTCACTGTCTGTCATTGCCAGAAATCTGGGCCAGCCAGTGACTATTGAGGCGACCCGGGAAATCTTCAACACCGGCGATTACGGCGTAGCACCCGCGGTTTCCGTCAAATTGGAGTGGCAGCTCAAGTGA